A region from the Mya arenaria isolate MELC-2E11 chromosome 2, ASM2691426v1 genome encodes:
- the LOC128225166 gene encoding protein starmaker-like translates to MFLSPSKILYTHQYDPAIRMSTEQTFSELTKNSIHGSVFPKLQVVKKDGFYFTLNDAKLQVYRHLEKLGKCGSVEVEKVALKEVPEGIRQLMKAPEKVKRRRSEKSRTKDGGKYTSVSSSSTIDIPDADSLVLASRDDVSDGDETSGEESSDEDDTDSDSSDWSDEDVSDTDIQTDEDERSRLQPQDYSAANNDENESFI, encoded by the exons ATGTTTTTATCGCCGTCAAAAATTCTTTACACTCATCAATATGATCCGGCAATTCGAATGTCAACAGAACAGACGTTTTCAGAATTAACGAAGAATTCTATACACGGATCTGTGTTTCCAAAACTTCAGGTTGTCAAAAAGGACGGTTTCTATTTTACTCTGAACGATGCAAAACTTCAGGTGTACAGACACTTAGAAAAGCTTGGTAAATGTGGAAGTGTCGAGGTGGAAAAGGTGGCGCTTAAAGAAGTACCAGAAGGTATCAGACAGCTCATGAAAGCCCCCGAAAAAGTCAAACGGCGTAGAA GCGAGAAGTCAAGAACAAAAGATGGCGGAAAGTATACCAGTGTTTCCTCATCTTCCACGATAGATATTCCCGATGCAGACTCACTTGTGCTGGCCTCGCGTGATGACGTCAGTGATGGTGACGAAACTTCCGGTGAAGAGAGTTCTGATGAAGATGATACAGATTCGGACTCTTCAG ATTGGAGTGATGAAGACGTCTCAGACACGGACATACAGACAGATGAAGATGAAAGGTCAAGATTGCAACCACAGGATTACTCCGCAGCTAACAACGACGAAAATGAAAGTTTCATTTGA